ACATGTCATGTCATTATCTTGCAGATGATTCTATGTCCCGCATGTTCCCATTTAATGCTATGGCCTTAATAGCAAGGTGAAAATTTAAACATCACTCAATTTTAAGCAGCACACAGTATTTCTGTCCTAAAATATAGTTCAATATGATAGAGGCAATGTGATATTTAAAGCTTTACTTAAAGTTGAGACATGTTTAGTGTTGAAACATCAATAACTAATCTTTTGTGGTCGATTAAAACattagatattattaatttaaatgcattgTATAACAAGAAATGCTTAcctatatttacaataatttcctctattataatagaaattgtaaaatttgtaaatatttatattttacaacgtTTTTTAGTAATCAATCACTGTCCCACTCTTGGGCACATTATTACAACAGTCGATTAATTGTCCAGCAAGAAGttaacaaattgtaataattataaaaatctactaTAGTTCAGTTGTCTTAGATTGGCCAAAAAATCCTTAATAATGATTGCCCAAAGAATGTTAAAAGAGGTTACTTACAATCTTTCGTGCCGCAGACCGTGTAACCGGGCTAAGATattgatggaatagagagtgtatctgtgtattgtgcacacaatATACCACtacaaaaatgcaaattttgGCTCGTTTTTAAACAGGCCACTATGATCTAACATTAGCCaggacaatattatattaaattttatccaaTGAATATCTAAATAACTAAACTATAGTAGGTCTTTACTAATGGTAACTAAATGCATGTATGAcaagtgtttttaaaaatatttttatttatattgtaacaaaaacCACCATTTTGTTATAAGGCGATAATGTGAAtgtacttttatactttttattttattgctattttttatttagaataatttgttcattatttaaagaactattttacaaaaactgttTAGTAATCTATAAAAGTTATAACTAGCATTTTCTAGAGAAAACAGTTCTACACTGAACTCAAGATAGAACTATGTCGTTAGTAAAATCTTTAACTGACATCTCAATGCTCTATTTAAGGTCATTTCTAAAAGTATTTGCGACGCTTATTGTTAGTTTCTTCACTGGTTGTTAAAGCAACAATGGGTTAAACACCCGTTGGAGCAGACATCTAAATGATGGGTGCCCAAtttgttaaaagtaattaagttaCACTCTGTATAATACTACTTAACAAAAATCTATGAATGCATGAGagtgttaaataactttaaacagtattatctatctatctatacaaATTATGaggaaaaattataaaatagcaTCTGTTCTTctgcatttttaaattacgATACCTTTTTACATCAGTAGTCGTTTTAAAACGCTATCGTAACcttgctataatattttttgttatacaaattacaatatttgtataacaaaaatattatagcaaGGTTACGATAGTTTACGACACGTTATATTTTTGTCTTGTAAAAAACATGCTGACTTACatattacattatgtatatCTGAATCCGACTAGATGTTGATAAAAAACTTCTTTGTTGCAATctgtaaacataaaacaaatatgtaatgatttaaatattaatatatataataacaGTAGTCGTCGCCATTATTGAAATTGGTCTTATACATATCATCGCATCGCATATCGCTGCACTTATGGTTTGCAGTTTCATGTCGACTACAGTCTGTTTAAAAGTATATTCAAAGTACATCGATATCATAGCTTAAATTAGACACATGACTGAGAATGTAAATCTCCAAAAAGTACTCGCAAAACAAGAGCTTTTCCTTGTACAAGAAAAGTTTTTTCTATAACACAAAATCGCTAACAGGACCTAAACGCGATAAGAATTTTAAGGTTTACACTTCTTTGACGAAAAACGAAACCGcgataaattaaaactttggtCTTTTCTAAGATAAAAACATTAACCTTAAACAAAAGccttaaaagaaaattattattagcacaTACCTTCAATAACTCCAATGGTCCTCTTTAACCTTCTGTGCGTTATTCTGTGCAGTGTATCCTGGTATGAAGGGCAGACCGGTGGGCACCTTGTCCTGGTAGGCGACGTACTCCGGCCCAAAGAACGTGAGCAGTGTCAGCTCCTCGGCGTACACGCGTTCACGGAAGAACGCCCACGAGGCTAGCGTGTAGATGATTATGCATACTGGGTTTAGAAGAGTGAgctggaaaaaaatattagttatggTTCAGGAATATTCAGTCTTATTATACTTTATTCCTTGAATTTAGAAAGGGATGATACAGATGATACCTTATGACGttgtataaaagtataaatgcgaaaatttgtgaggatttgtttttgttttacataaaaactacataatggaaaatatttatGGACTTAAGCATGGATATAGTTCACGACTAAGTCAAACACATGTTACTTTTCCCAAATATCACTGAGGCGATGAAAGTTTAAACTAATGGAACCgtgtgggtcagctagtattacgACTATTACGTGagacatattaaaatatatatagttATTGTACCTGTGTGCCAATAGACCAGTAGAACCAGCCGACATAGCTGGGGTGTCGACAGAGAGAGTACACGCCATGCGTCACCAGCCTATGATCTGGTCGCTTTACAAACTGCACCTGTGGCAAATTATGGGTTCTCATTATACAGTGAAGAAATAATTCATAACAAAAGGTAGAATTGTAGACTAATTCATACCGGCAGCTGCATGTCGACATGTCTATGTTTCAATAGGTGTTTTTACACACACAATACGGCGCGGACAGATGGacgcggcgcgcgctcttttCTTTGgtgtttcacgcgcgaaagagcgtgtgtgtaaagacaCCTAATGTCGAAGAGCATGACGACATAGAACGATGGAATATGCTGCTCTGTATGACTACAGTCTAAACAATACGCGAGTTCAAATTGTCGTGGCAAGTGCAGACACTTCACACTGCCGTCTGTAGTCTAAAGTTTACAGTTGTTTGAAAAATTTGTAATAGTTTTAGCCATTGAGGGTGTGGTGagagtaaattaaaatttaaattatgtgactgcttaaaaatatatcttacaGTATGATTGAAGTTGGTCCTGGCTGTGAACATAGCAGATTTTCTGAGCATCTCTCCTGTGATACATGTTATAACACCTATTGCTGACACCCAGAAGAAACTCTTCATATCTGTAACAAATAATGTCATTTACAGtggcacaaaaataaaaagacagATTTTGCATTGGTTTAGtaatttgcccagcagtgggacagtcattgGTTAAAAATTGGTGACTTGAACAAGGTGGCCACCTAATGCATGtactagataatataatttagctTAAATAATCTTGTGGTAATATGTTTAAAtagtactataatatattatacagagGGAATTAGTACCTATTGTATGTCAAATTACCTACAAAGCTATGTGCCCTTCTGGCCCAATGCTAAACATCAACAAGCAACCAGGAAGGGAAAGTAATAgcattataattattctatGTATAGCAGGTGATATAATAGATATCAAAGCCTTGGTTTGACTGCATAATCAAGGCAAAGAAGCCCTACACAAATAGTaggttgaataaataatgtaacaaaagtACCGATTTTAGTTTactccatattattatgtactagctgacagCCTAACAgccaatttttaataaataataataaatcactttttctcttttttcttttatcttctGGTATGCTGAAGCACTGATCAGTGCCAACCCCATTATATGCGAAACATACTCGTGAGATCCCAGTGGTCTGCAGACCACAGGTTAAgcttttgtttaagaaaaaaatactcactGGGGAAGAAATAGTACTCCACAGCCCATTCAATCCAGCTAGCGACCGCAGCAAGCCCGTACTGAACACTATGGTTCAGTATAAATGAGTCTATCGTCAGAGTCCTGGGGTTGGTCAGTGCTACAGACAGGAACTCCGAGAAATGGAACATGGATAATATCATGGTGTAGAGACCAAAGACTCTCCAGCCATTGTCAAATGTGGTGAGGTACAAGCCCAGGGAGAATGCTGCTCCGAGGAATGCTGATCGGATTGACACCTGAAATTAAAGATATATATACTTCAAGGTTTGTTTACTCAAGGttgtttaagtaattttatagtatggtggtttatttattaggaacgttaatataggtacatcaattagtatttttaaagaatgttAATATACATCCACGCAAAAAACATCTTTTATATGTTAACACATAAAAACACATTGCTAACATTATTCCTCACATCATTTagatgattttattaaaatcatcatGACTCATCTTAACCCAGATGTTATTTAGAAGCCCAATTACTCACACAGTGATTACTGTGctcaattaattactaaaatgcATACCATTGTAAGCAAAGATTCAGTTttcaattacaaaattattttagctaATCTAATAAGAAAATCTTACCTCGTAAATGAAACCCGTGTAGCAGTATCTCAAAATGAAG
This genomic stretch from Anticarsia gemmatalis isolate Benzon Research Colony breed Stoneville strain chromosome 13, ilAntGemm2 primary, whole genome shotgun sequence harbors:
- the Icmt gene encoding isoprenylcysteine carboxylmethyltransferase ste14, which produces MDLLRWKNICPGGKQAIICFTVSALIFTISFFSGSVLGFSSELWALTYWGPALYFCLFNFILRYCYTGFIYEVSIRSAFLGAAFSLGLYLTTFDNGWRVFGLYTMILSMFHFSEFLSVALTNPRTLTIDSFILNHSVQYGLAAVASWIEWAVEYYFFPNMKSFFWVSAIGVITCITGEMLRKSAMFTARTNFNHTVQFVKRPDHRLVTHGVYSLCRHPSYVGWFYWSIGTQLTLLNPVCIIIYTLASWAFFRERVYAEELTLLTFFGPEYVAYQDKVPTGLPFIPGYTAQNNAQKVKEDHWSY